TCAACCCGCAATTACGCTATTAAATATCGCGCTTTTCACGCTCCTTAAGGAGCATGGTGTTTCACCCAGTGTTGTGTGCGGGCACAGCCTAGGAGAATATTCTGCAGTTTTTGCAGCCGGGGTGCTTGATCTTAGCACTGTTCTTAAACTTGTACAAAAGCGCGGGAAGTATATGCAGAAAGCCGCAGATAAGAATCCTGGAAGTATGATAGCGGTTGTTGGGTTGCCGCGCGAGAAAGTTGAAGAACTTGTGGCAGACGGCCTAAGCAGCGGCGCGGTAGGAATCGCTAATTTTAATACACAGGAACAACTCATTGTATCCGGTGTATCTGAAGCAGTCAGTTACGTGTCAGAGCAGGTCGAGAAGCTCGAGGGTGTCCGTGTCATCCCTCTTAATGTCAGCGGTCCTTGGCATAGTTCTCTTATGCAGGAAGCCCGACAGAGGATGGTAGAAGAGCTGGATCTCTGC
The DNA window shown above is from Candidatus Ancaeobacter aquaticus and carries:
- the fabD gene encoding ACP S-malonyltransferase; the protein is MSDKVFLFPGQGSQSVGMGRDLYDAFGSVKKVFDDAQNILGFDIKKYCFEGPLEDLTKTDIVQPAITLLNIALFTLLKEHGVSPSVVCGHSLGEYSAVFAAGVLDLSTVLKLVQKRGKYMQKAADKNPGSMIAVVGLPREKVEELVADGLSSGAVGIANFNTQEQLIVSGVSEAVSYVSEQVEKLEGVRVIPLNVSGPWHSSLMQEARQRMVEELDLCEFSNPTVPIICNVTAEYATDGEMVKRNLIEQITGSVRWYETVKRLEKDYQGAQYLEVGPGRVLKGLVRSINRSLDVTNVGNVMTLKSFEH